One bacterium DNA window includes the following coding sequences:
- a CDS encoding O-antigen ligase family protein, whose translation MTSLLAKIIPRLVWIGMLTIVVVSPTQYGVQLAKNTYVSVVDPLVWLVFGLWILGNAIQRRLPETDATMNSANSPASRCPPLMVVLFILIAALSVSRAIHPMKGVKDILQLIEYFVAAFMLFVNIPDRQRLRRVTDIFLIVASAVILLGVVQYLLPGITDFKVCASFGNRNVFGGYLALVVPFMCGIALYETSIWRRGWMLTMVTLALLITLSGGALIAITLTLAVLCAMRGKPAFITFSTLFIVIMILIFPRLPRHNDVVLDQSIRLFNDNNEVSLRYSEWQAAMVMLSEHPWLGVGIGNYQDNIGGYFGILPRPTGVVEHDSENLYLVFASSTGLPGLAAFLGMLLTFGIMASRQFFTPAYPRDRGLALGLLGSILSFALCGIWHPLLVRGLGIPLTIMFALAFLLDHSATSTSTCHDVSR comes from the coding sequence GTGACAAGTCTGTTAGCCAAAATTATTCCGCGTCTGGTCTGGATCGGAATGCTGACTATCGTTGTAGTGTCGCCAACCCAATACGGCGTCCAACTTGCAAAGAACACTTACGTTTCCGTAGTGGATCCCCTGGTGTGGCTTGTGTTCGGTTTGTGGATATTAGGAAACGCGATTCAAAGACGGTTACCGGAGACTGACGCAACCATGAACAGCGCGAACTCTCCTGCATCGCGTTGTCCACCCTTAATGGTTGTCCTGTTCATTCTGATCGCCGCGTTATCGGTCAGTCGCGCCATCCACCCGATGAAAGGCGTCAAGGACATCCTCCAACTGATCGAGTATTTCGTCGCCGCTTTTATGCTCTTTGTGAACATTCCGGATCGCCAGCGTCTGCGCCGGGTGACGGATATCTTTCTGATAGTCGCCTCGGCGGTAATCCTTCTGGGAGTCGTCCAGTATCTGCTTCCCGGCATCACAGACTTCAAGGTCTGTGCCTCCTTCGGGAACCGTAATGTGTTCGGCGGATACCTGGCGCTCGTGGTTCCGTTCATGTGCGGCATCGCCCTCTATGAGACTTCTATCTGGCGACGGGGCTGGATGCTGACAATGGTCACTCTCGCCCTGCTGATCACCCTATCCGGCGGGGCGTTGATAGCGATCACCCTGACCCTAGCCGTATTGTGCGCCATGCGAGGCAAACCGGCATTCATCACCTTCTCAACCCTCTTCATCGTAATCATGATACTGATTTTTCCACGCCTTCCACGCCATAATGATGTGGTGTTGGATCAATCCATCCGCCTATTCAACGATAACAATGAGGTCTCGCTGCGCTACAGTGAATGGCAAGCTGCGATGGTAATGCTATCCGAACATCCCTGGCTCGGAGTTGGTATTGGTAATTACCAGGACAACATTGGCGGGTATTTTGGCATTCTACCCCGTCCCACCGGCGTTGTGGAACACGACTCGGAGAATCTTTACCTGGTGTTCGCCTCATCCACCGGCCTGCCCGGGTTGGCCGCATTCCTTGGCATGTTACTTACATTCGGGATCATGGCGAGCCGTCAGTTCTTCACCCCCGCCTATCCTCGCGACCGGGGACTGGCCCTAGGTCTTCTGGGCTCCATCCTGTCGTTCGCCTTATGCGGAATCTGGCACCCGCTGCTCGTTCGTGGACTCGGGATACCGTTGACGATTATGTTTGCGCTGGCGTTCCTGCTGGATCACTCCGCCACATCCACATCAACGTGTCATGATGTCAGCCGGTAA
- a CDS encoding glycosyltransferase family 4 protein: MSGVKCQVLEILEATTGGTRRHLMDVVTSLDPSRFQVTAACSARRDPAFFNDIAIMKSKGITVHLIPMRRAITPFSDLLALLRLIRLMRHTRFDVVHTHSSKAGFLGRLAARLTGVPRIIHTPHTFPFQMKSSRPVRFVYFHLERFAAHFTDRIICVCPSQRVTAQQLTNPAHVVVIENGIDASPPPNVEERDRRQRELGIGTGCLVAGMVGRFTLQKGHVHFVAAAQQVAARLPDVRFILVGAGELKERIERNIAAAGLQERFILLGAREDVPDLVPLFDVVVLPSLWEGLPYTLLEAMAAGKPVIASSVAGMADVIKNGDNGFLVFSEDSTALADAMLKLLENGKLRSTMGNRARESLRHRCRLEDMIELLSSVYEGRL, from the coding sequence GTGTCAGGTGTCAAGTGTCAAGTGCTGGAAATACTGGAGGCCACCACCGGGGGAACCCGGCGCCACCTGATGGACGTTGTGACCTCTCTGGATCCCTCCCGCTTTCAAGTCACGGCGGCCTGTTCAGCACGGCGCGATCCAGCCTTTTTCAATGATATTGCCATCATGAAGTCCAAAGGCATCACGGTTCATCTGATTCCCATGCGACGCGCAATCACTCCTTTCAGCGATCTACTGGCCCTGCTGCGCCTCATTCGTTTGATGCGACACACGCGATTCGATGTCGTTCACACGCACAGCTCAAAGGCGGGATTCCTCGGTCGTCTCGCCGCCCGACTGACAGGTGTTCCGCGCATTATCCATACTCCACACACCTTCCCTTTCCAAATGAAGTCGTCCAGGCCGGTCCGGTTCGTTTACTTTCACCTGGAACGGTTCGCCGCCCACTTCACAGACCGTATTATATGCGTCTGTCCCAGCCAGCGAGTTACCGCCCAACAATTGACAAATCCAGCCCACGTGGTGGTTATTGAGAACGGCATCGATGCTTCGCCGCCACCCAACGTCGAGGAACGGGATCGGCGGCAACGCGAACTGGGGATCGGCACCGGATGCCTGGTGGCCGGCATGGTTGGCCGATTTACACTCCAGAAAGGACATGTTCATTTTGTCGCTGCCGCGCAGCAGGTAGCGGCCCGTCTGCCTGATGTGCGTTTTATTTTGGTTGGCGCTGGAGAACTAAAAGAGCGCATTGAGCGCAACATCGCGGCGGCTGGTCTACAGGAACGATTCATCCTCCTCGGCGCACGTGAGGATGTCCCCGATCTTGTACCTCTCTTCGACGTCGTGGTTCTGCCGTCGCTGTGGGAGGGATTGCCTTACACTTTGCTGGAAGCCATGGCGGCAGGAAAACCAGTTATTGCTTCCAGTGTGGCAGGGATGGCGGATGTGATAAAAAACGGTGACAACGGGTTTCTCGTCTTCTCTGAGGATTCCACCGCCTTGGCTGACGCCATGCTGAAATTGCTTGAAAACGGGAAGTTACGGTCCACTATGGGTAACCGTGCACGCGAGTCCCTCCGGCACCGGTGCCGTCTCGAGGATATGATCGAACTTCTCTCGTCGGTGTATGAGGGAAGGCTTTGA